Proteins from one Streptomyces sp. NBC_00289 genomic window:
- a CDS encoding ANTAR domain-containing protein encodes MPGETAMPESAYSEQPEAGDAITCAVTTDAMVGPDPSALQEPVIDTHAEGDRVVVTIRGELDLGVDQRLRQCLRSALARSVRGIDLDLYDVGFCDCSALNVLLTVRRQALAESKTVTIRAVGPAVARVLELTDVLPLFTSHDEDGPDREPDAPSTDHAPAEPDATEEDLRIEVVQLRRAMQTRPTIDLARGLLMAGFGLSPDEALTALVMASQNTNTKLHHLAQDLVDTVKGPPLPQSVQRQLSAAVARVSGLHAAEHQAAKDAVTADVTAEPEPDQGQRTREE; translated from the coding sequence ATGCCGGGAGAGACCGCCATGCCCGAGTCGGCGTACTCAGAACAGCCCGAGGCCGGGGACGCGATCACGTGCGCGGTGACAACCGATGCGATGGTCGGCCCCGACCCCTCGGCGCTCCAGGAGCCGGTCATCGACACGCATGCCGAGGGGGACCGCGTGGTCGTCACCATCCGGGGCGAACTGGACCTCGGGGTCGACCAGAGGCTGCGCCAGTGCCTGCGCTCCGCCCTCGCCCGTTCGGTCCGGGGCATCGACCTGGACCTGTACGACGTCGGATTCTGCGACTGCTCCGCCCTCAACGTCCTGCTGACCGTCCGCCGGCAGGCCCTGGCCGAGTCCAAGACGGTGACCATCCGAGCCGTCGGCCCGGCCGTCGCGCGGGTACTCGAACTCACCGACGTCCTACCCCTGTTCACCTCCCACGACGAGGACGGGCCGGACCGGGAGCCCGACGCGCCGTCCACCGACCACGCTCCGGCGGAACCGGACGCGACGGAGGAGGACCTGCGCATCGAGGTGGTTCAGCTCCGGCGGGCGATGCAGACCCGGCCCACGATCGACCTGGCCCGTGGCCTCCTCATGGCCGGCTTCGGGCTCAGCCCCGACGAAGCCCTCACCGCGCTCGTCATGGCCTCCCAGAACACCAACACCAAGCTGCACCACCTCGCCCAGGACCTGGTGGACACGGTGAAGGGCCCACCACTGCCGCAGTCGGTACAGCGGCAGCTCTCCGCCGCGGTCGCCAGGGTGAGCGGCCTCCACGCGGCCGAGCACCAGGCCGCCAAGGACGCCGTCACGGCGGACGTCACGGCGGAACCCGAGCCCGACCAGGGACAACGCACCCGCGAGGAGTGA
- a CDS encoding acyl-CoA carboxylase subunit beta yields MTTEATTSGARRPTAHGPDRITNRPADRTEDRIADLELRRAQAVTPGRPARRGMFGARERIERLLDEGSFTETGMFVRARPGADGAHRPYGDGVVTGHGTVDGRPVCVFAQDSTIFGGSMGEAFGEKTIALMDLALKTGCPVVGLNDSGGARIQEGVASLALYAELVRRNVQASGVIPQISVVLGPCAGGAAYSPAITDFTVMVDGASHMFVTGPDVIEAVTGERTTAEELGGARVSNTVNGNAHFLAADEEDALDAVRELLSYLPANNLERPPEYAPAGVPAGDPLDRIVPDRPGEGYDMRHILRAVVDDGELLYVQELFAPNIICALARVEGCSVGVVANQPLHAAGVLDIDASEKAARFVRFCDAFGIPLLTFADVPGYLSGIRQEQAGIIRRGAKLLYAYAEATVPKVTVVVRKAYGGGYAVMGSKHLGADINLAWPSARIAVMGAEGAVGVLHRRELAAADDPEALRARLVAAYESTHGTPYLAAERGYVDDVIAPRETRARVCRALRALRGKRAPMPQRRHGNIPL; encoded by the coding sequence GTGACGACAGAGGCGACAACATCCGGGGCAAGGCGGCCGACCGCACACGGGCCCGACCGCATCACGAACCGCCCGGCCGATCGCACCGAGGACCGCATCGCCGACCTCGAACTCCGCCGGGCACAGGCGGTGACACCGGGCCGGCCCGCGAGACGCGGGATGTTCGGGGCCCGGGAGCGGATCGAACGGCTGCTGGACGAGGGCTCGTTCACCGAGACCGGGATGTTCGTGCGGGCCCGGCCCGGCGCGGACGGCGCCCACCGACCCTACGGCGACGGAGTGGTGACCGGGCACGGCACCGTCGACGGCCGCCCCGTCTGCGTGTTCGCCCAGGACTCCACCATCTTCGGCGGCAGCATGGGCGAGGCCTTCGGCGAGAAGACGATCGCCCTCATGGACCTGGCGCTGAAGACCGGCTGTCCCGTCGTCGGACTCAACGACTCCGGCGGTGCCCGCATCCAGGAGGGCGTCGCCTCACTCGCGCTCTACGCCGAACTGGTGCGCCGCAACGTGCAGGCGTCCGGGGTGATCCCGCAGATCTCGGTCGTCCTCGGACCGTGCGCCGGCGGGGCCGCCTACTCGCCGGCCATCACCGACTTCACGGTGATGGTGGACGGCGCCTCGCACATGTTCGTCACCGGCCCCGACGTCATCGAGGCGGTCACCGGCGAGCGGACGACCGCCGAGGAACTGGGCGGTGCCCGCGTCAGCAACACGGTCAACGGCAACGCCCACTTCCTCGCCGCCGACGAGGAGGACGCCCTGGACGCCGTACGCGAACTGCTGTCGTACCTGCCCGCCAACAACCTCGAGCGGCCGCCCGAGTACGCCCCCGCGGGTGTGCCCGCCGGGGACCCGCTCGACCGGATCGTGCCGGACCGGCCCGGTGAGGGCTACGACATGCGCCACATCCTGCGCGCGGTCGTCGACGACGGTGAACTGCTGTACGTGCAGGAGCTGTTCGCGCCGAACATCATCTGCGCCCTGGCCCGGGTCGAGGGCTGCTCGGTGGGTGTCGTGGCCAACCAGCCGCTGCACGCCGCCGGTGTTCTCGACATCGACGCCTCCGAGAAGGCCGCGCGCTTCGTACGGTTCTGCGACGCCTTCGGCATCCCGCTGCTGACCTTCGCCGACGTGCCGGGCTATCTCTCCGGGATCCGCCAGGAGCAGGCCGGCATCATCCGGCGCGGCGCCAAACTGCTGTACGCCTACGCCGAGGCGACCGTCCCCAAGGTCACCGTGGTGGTGCGCAAGGCGTACGGCGGCGGGTACGCGGTGATGGGCTCCAAGCACCTCGGCGCCGACATCAACCTCGCCTGGCCCAGCGCCCGCATCGCCGTCATGGGCGCCGAGGGTGCCGTCGGCGTGCTGCACCGGCGTGAACTGGCCGCCGCCGACGACCCCGAGGCGCTGCGCGCCCGCCTCGTCGCCGCGTACGAGAGCACCCACGGCACTCCCTATCTCGCCGCCGAGCGCGGGTACGTCGACGACGTGATCGCCCCGCGTGAGACCCGCGCCCGTGTCTGCCGTGCGCTGCGCGCGCTGCGCGGCAAGCGCGCGCCCATGCCGCAGCGCCGGCACGGCAACATCCCGCTCTGA
- a CDS encoding fatty acyl-AMP ligase, whose product MDSRRPPLAPACRTLPEYVRHWAETAPDRRAFTFVDHPAPHSRGVHRTLTWRRLDLRVRALAAELAKEAEPGARVALLCPQGTEYVTAFLAALTAGLVAVPLYPPGLPGHGDRLGTVLADARPAAVVTTSRDLDGVRALCAREPVRVVAADLVPDAAARDRRPPAAADAGGTAYLQYTSGSTRTPAGVEITHANVVANARQALAAYGADTRPVTFVGWLPLYHDMGLVLSVAAPVVRGLLSVLMDPAAFLHEPARWLRLLAAHPHALSAAPNFAYDYCASAVTDAQRAELRLDGVAALINGSEPVRPGTADRFHTAFAAQGLAPDTHCPSYGLAEATVFVSAARPGEPLRRFALDRDALAAGKALPARPDDPRAVLLAGCGSPAGQRVRVADPATGAELPEGEVGEIRVQGPNVGRGYWNQERTTREVFGAGPADGTAVRDRWLRTGDLGTVLDGQLVVTGRLKDLIVVDGRNHYPQDVEGTAQDAHPAVRRDRLAAFAVAGEAGERVVLVAEHARTARLDGIDVPALVRAVRAAVSVRHGLRLADVVLVPPGTVPRTSSGKVSRALTRTRYLEGAYTPTADSAPGSVG is encoded by the coding sequence ATGGACAGCCGCCGCCCACCGCTCGCGCCCGCGTGCCGGACCCTGCCGGAGTACGTGCGGCACTGGGCCGAAACCGCCCCCGACCGACGGGCGTTCACGTTCGTCGACCATCCCGCCCCGCACTCGCGGGGCGTCCACCGCACCCTGACCTGGCGGCGCCTGGACCTGCGGGTGCGGGCGCTCGCCGCCGAACTGGCGAAGGAGGCCGAGCCCGGGGCGCGCGTCGCGCTGCTGTGTCCCCAGGGAACGGAGTACGTCACCGCCTTCCTGGCGGCGCTCACCGCCGGCCTGGTCGCGGTACCGCTGTATCCGCCGGGACTGCCCGGGCACGGCGACCGGCTCGGCACGGTCCTCGCCGACGCGCGTCCGGCGGCCGTCGTGACCACGAGCCGTGACCTGGACGGGGTGCGGGCCCTGTGCGCGCGGGAGCCGGTGCGGGTCGTCGCCGCCGACCTGGTGCCGGACGCCGCCGCCCGGGACCGGCGGCCGCCGGCCGCGGCGGACGCCGGCGGCACCGCCTACCTCCAGTACACCTCCGGCTCGACCCGCACCCCGGCGGGCGTGGAGATCACCCACGCCAACGTCGTCGCCAACGCCCGCCAGGCGCTCGCCGCCTACGGTGCCGACACCCGCCCCGTGACCTTCGTGGGCTGGCTGCCCCTGTACCACGACATGGGTCTCGTCCTGAGCGTGGCGGCCCCCGTCGTACGCGGCCTGCTGTCGGTGCTCATGGACCCCGCCGCGTTCCTGCACGAACCCGCGCGCTGGCTCCGGCTGCTCGCCGCGCATCCGCACGCGCTGAGTGCCGCGCCCAACTTCGCCTACGACTACTGCGCCTCGGCCGTCACCGACGCCCAGCGGGCCGAACTGCGACTGGACGGCGTCGCCGCGCTGATCAACGGCAGCGAGCCGGTCCGCCCCGGCACGGCCGACCGCTTCCACACGGCGTTCGCCGCCCAGGGGCTCGCCCCGGACACCCACTGCCCGTCGTACGGGCTCGCCGAGGCGACCGTCTTCGTCAGCGCCGCCCGGCCCGGCGAGCCATTACGCCGCTTCGCACTGGACCGCGACGCCCTCGCCGCCGGGAAGGCCCTGCCCGCCAGGCCGGACGATCCCCGGGCCGTCCTGCTGGCGGGCTGCGGCTCCCCGGCCGGCCAGCGGGTCCGTGTCGCCGACCCGGCGACCGGCGCCGAACTGCCCGAGGGCGAGGTGGGCGAGATCCGGGTGCAGGGCCCCAACGTCGGCCGGGGTTATTGGAACCAGGAGCGCACCACCCGGGAGGTCTTCGGCGCCGGACCGGCCGACGGCACGGCCGTCCGGGACCGCTGGCTGCGCACCGGCGACCTGGGCACCGTCCTGGACGGACAGCTGGTCGTCACCGGCCGGCTCAAGGACCTGATCGTCGTCGACGGCCGCAACCACTATCCGCAGGACGTCGAGGGCACGGCCCAGGACGCGCACCCGGCGGTGCGCCGCGACCGGCTGGCCGCCTTCGCGGTGGCCGGCGAGGCGGGCGAACGGGTGGTCCTCGTGGCGGAACACGCGCGGACCGCGCGCCTCGACGGGATCGACGTCCCCGCTCTCGTACGGGCCGTGCGCGCGGCCGTCTCCGTGCGGCACGGGCTGCGGCTGGCGGACGTCGTCCTCGTCCCGCCGGGCACCGTGCCCCGCACGTCCAGCGGCAAGGTGTCACGGGCCCTGACACGGACGAGGTACCTGGAGGGCGCCTACACGCCCACGGCCGACAGCGCGCCGGGGAGCGTCGGGTGA
- a CDS encoding acyltransferase domain-containing protein, translated as MRPADEGALRRLIAERVAVWSGTAAEDIPMDRPLADLGMSSRDAVALAGELSEVTGRELPSTLLWESPTCEALVIRLCRRPEAGAPPVAAPPAAPGPSGEPVAVVGTGCRLPGGVHGPDAYWRLLSEGVDAIRRVPEDRWRDFTAFPPADAPSHGGYLDDIAGFDADFFRVPPREAAVLDPQQRILLEVVHEALAHAAVPADSLAGTATGVFVGISAAEYGQLTGADPAAVDPWAPAGAALSVAAGRLSYVLDTRGPSMAVDTACSSSLVAVHHACVSLRTGESDTAIAAGVNLLLSPVVSVAFRRAGALAPDGRCKPFSAAADGIGRGEGCAAVILKRLSDAERDGDRVLAVVRATAVNSDGRSGGLLAPNPAAQRALLDTVYARAGLTPAHIDYVEAHGTGTPLGDPIEAGALGAVLGQGRDPDQPLLLGSAKGNLGHLEAAAGIAGLVKTVLALHHDRIPPSLHCTDGSVLGDAPLRVATEPEPWPRYGGTATAGVSGFGFGGTNAHAVLEEWRPDALLPAPQGGSAAHLHLLSDADTERVRDTAARLADWLRTPEGRAASCADVARTLAGRAGRGPVRVAVTARDREELSDALGAFAAGRSHPRVVTGDRDRVGRAPVWIFSGYGSQWRGMGRRLLAEEPVFAAAVEKLDAQLAPECGLSLYDHLASGGALDRLEVAQPVLFGLQVALAELWRSHGVEPAAVIGHSMGEVAAAVCAGALDVSDAARVITVRARLLSGLRGGSMAVVDLDDDELDALRREFPDVHVAVHSSPRQKVVTGEESAVTRLVARLTERGRAARAMRVVGAGHSPQVDALLPELTGALSDVRGGRPRVPVYSTVLDDPRGDCAFDAAHWAANLRRPVRLDRALASAAADGHTVFVEISPHPVLSRAVTDTVPDALLVGTLRRDSDGVAEFGTRLGALYAAGGRLPLPPGRVIDLPAPRWRHVRHWWTDGRTTAAAHPAAPTPRGVEREREPEPATGGPASVLGRLSHHISAVTGHPPARVTSATALADLGLDSLMAVRVRTAVEREFGIGLPLRELLGADSVGAAATRIEQAVANGPAVENFAGGTPTALRTLRATGSGAPLFLIHAAGGTTDVYRGLAERLGDDRPVYGLDRLEEARTVPDKARRYADAVAAAHPDGPCLLGGWSFGGFVAQETARQLTAAGRAVELVVLIDSVRPLPLAGRTRADRIRSHLTGFARHVAESYGVRLELPYADLLALDDDRERVDAVLRALREAADVPPAALAHQRASYLDLMTGEDHRPGRHDGPVVLYRATEAAPHTVRDPAYERDDETLGWDEVCPRLEVVPVAGHHLSLLDPPHVDEIAAHLRRVLAEQTR; from the coding sequence GTGAGGCCCGCCGACGAGGGCGCGCTGCGCCGACTGATCGCCGAGCGGGTGGCCGTCTGGAGCGGCACCGCGGCCGAGGACATCCCGATGGACCGTCCGCTGGCGGACCTCGGCATGTCGTCGCGGGACGCGGTCGCCCTGGCCGGGGAGCTCTCCGAGGTGACCGGCCGCGAGCTGCCCTCGACACTGCTGTGGGAGTCGCCCACCTGCGAGGCCCTGGTGATCCGCCTGTGCCGCAGACCGGAGGCGGGCGCTCCCCCGGTGGCGGCACCTCCGGCGGCACCGGGACCGTCCGGTGAGCCCGTCGCGGTCGTCGGGACCGGCTGCCGGCTGCCCGGCGGTGTGCACGGTCCGGACGCCTACTGGCGGTTGCTGAGCGAGGGCGTCGACGCGATCCGGCGCGTCCCCGAGGACCGCTGGCGCGACTTCACCGCCTTCCCGCCCGCCGACGCCCCCTCCCACGGCGGCTACCTCGACGACATCGCCGGATTCGACGCGGACTTCTTCCGCGTCCCGCCGCGTGAGGCCGCGGTGCTGGACCCCCAGCAGCGGATCCTCCTCGAGGTCGTCCACGAGGCCCTCGCGCACGCCGCCGTCCCGGCCGATTCCCTCGCCGGCACGGCCACCGGCGTCTTCGTCGGCATCTCCGCCGCCGAGTACGGGCAGCTCACCGGCGCCGACCCGGCCGCGGTCGACCCGTGGGCGCCGGCCGGAGCGGCCCTGAGCGTCGCCGCGGGCCGGCTGTCGTACGTCCTGGACACCCGCGGCCCGAGCATGGCCGTCGACACCGCCTGCTCCTCCTCGCTGGTCGCCGTGCACCACGCCTGTGTCAGCCTGCGCACGGGCGAGAGCGACACGGCGATCGCCGCCGGCGTCAACCTGCTGCTGTCGCCGGTCGTCTCGGTCGCGTTCCGCCGGGCCGGCGCCCTCGCCCCGGACGGGCGGTGCAAGCCGTTCTCGGCCGCGGCCGACGGCATCGGCCGCGGCGAGGGGTGCGCGGCCGTCATCCTGAAACGGCTCTCCGACGCCGAACGGGACGGCGACCGCGTCCTCGCGGTCGTCCGCGCCACCGCCGTCAACTCCGACGGCCGTTCGGGCGGCCTCCTGGCGCCCAACCCCGCCGCGCAACGGGCGCTCCTGGACACCGTGTACGCGCGCGCCGGACTCACCCCGGCACACATCGACTACGTGGAGGCGCACGGCACCGGCACCCCGCTCGGCGACCCGATCGAGGCGGGCGCGCTCGGCGCGGTCCTCGGCCAGGGGCGCGACCCGGACCAGCCGCTGCTGCTCGGCTCCGCGAAGGGCAACCTCGGCCATCTGGAGGCCGCCGCGGGCATCGCGGGCCTGGTCAAGACGGTGCTCGCGCTGCACCACGACCGCATCCCGCCCTCCCTGCACTGCACCGACGGCAGCGTCCTCGGCGACGCGCCGCTGCGGGTGGCGACCGAGCCCGAACCCTGGCCCCGCTACGGGGGGACCGCCACCGCGGGGGTCTCCGGTTTCGGCTTCGGCGGCACCAACGCCCATGCGGTGCTGGAGGAATGGCGTCCCGACGCGCTCCTTCCCGCCCCGCAGGGCGGTTCCGCCGCCCACCTCCACCTCCTGTCCGACGCCGACACCGAACGCGTCCGCGACACCGCGGCCCGGCTCGCCGACTGGCTGCGCACCCCCGAGGGGCGTGCCGCGTCCTGCGCCGACGTGGCGCGCACCCTCGCCGGGCGCGCCGGCCGCGGACCCGTGCGCGTCGCCGTCACCGCCCGCGACCGGGAGGAACTCTCCGACGCCCTGGGCGCGTTCGCGGCCGGGCGGTCCCACCCGCGGGTCGTGACCGGCGATCGTGACCGCGTCGGCCGGGCGCCGGTGTGGATCTTCTCCGGGTACGGCAGCCAGTGGCGCGGCATGGGGCGCCGGCTGCTTGCCGAGGAGCCCGTGTTCGCCGCCGCCGTGGAGAAGCTCGACGCGCAACTCGCCCCGGAGTGCGGCCTGTCCCTGTACGACCACCTGGCGTCGGGTGGCGCCCTCGACCGTCTGGAGGTGGCCCAGCCCGTCCTGTTCGGCCTCCAGGTCGCCCTCGCCGAACTGTGGCGCTCCCACGGCGTCGAACCGGCCGCCGTGATCGGCCACTCCATGGGTGAGGTGGCCGCCGCCGTGTGCGCGGGCGCCCTCGACGTGTCGGACGCGGCCCGGGTCATCACCGTACGCGCCCGGCTGCTGAGTGGGCTGCGCGGCGGCTCGATGGCGGTCGTCGACCTGGACGACGACGAACTGGACGCCCTGCGACGGGAGTTCCCCGACGTGCACGTCGCCGTGCACTCCTCGCCCCGGCAGAAGGTCGTCACCGGTGAGGAATCGGCGGTGACCCGGTTGGTCGCCCGGCTGACGGAGCGGGGGCGGGCGGCCCGGGCCATGCGCGTGGTCGGCGCCGGGCACTCCCCCCAGGTCGACGCGCTGTTGCCGGAACTGACCGGCGCGCTGTCCGACGTCCGGGGCGGACGCCCTCGCGTGCCCGTCTACTCCACCGTCCTCGACGACCCGCGCGGCGACTGCGCGTTCGACGCCGCCCACTGGGCCGCCAACCTGCGCCGGCCCGTGCGCCTGGACCGGGCCCTCGCGTCGGCCGCGGCCGACGGCCACACCGTGTTCGTCGAGATCTCGCCCCATCCGGTCCTGTCGCGGGCCGTCACCGACACCGTGCCCGACGCGCTCCTCGTCGGCACGCTGCGCCGCGACTCGGACGGCGTCGCCGAGTTCGGCACCCGACTGGGCGCCCTGTACGCCGCCGGCGGACGGCTGCCGCTGCCGCCAGGCCGGGTCATCGACCTGCCCGCGCCGCGCTGGCGGCACGTACGGCACTGGTGGACGGACGGCCGGACCACCGCCGCGGCCCATCCGGCGGCCCCGACTCCCCGCGGCGTCGAGCGGGAGCGTGAGCCGGAGCCGGCCACCGGCGGCCCCGCCTCGGTCCTCGGCCGCCTGAGCCACCACATCTCGGCCGTCACCGGGCACCCGCCGGCCCGGGTCACCTCCGCCACCGCACTGGCCGACCTCGGCCTCGACTCCCTGATGGCCGTCCGTGTCCGTACGGCCGTGGAGCGCGAGTTCGGCATCGGGCTGCCCCTGCGCGAGCTGCTCGGCGCCGACAGCGTCGGGGCCGCGGCCACCCGTATCGAACAGGCCGTTGCGAACGGCCCGGCGGTCGAGAACTTCGCCGGAGGGACCCCGACGGCCCTGCGGACGCTGCGGGCCACCGGCTCCGGCGCCCCGCTGTTCCTCATCCACGCGGCGGGCGGCACGACCGACGTCTACCGAGGGCTCGCCGAACGGCTCGGGGACGACCGGCCGGTCTACGGACTGGACCGGCTGGAAGAGGCCCGGACGGTGCCGGACAAGGCACGCCGATACGCCGACGCGGTGGCCGCTGCCCACCCCGACGGCCCCTGTCTGCTGGGCGGTTGGTCCTTCGGCGGCTTCGTCGCCCAGGAGACCGCGCGGCAGCTCACCGCCGCCGGACGGGCCGTGGAGCTGGTGGTGCTCATCGACTCCGTACGGCCCCTCCCCCTGGCCGGCCGGACGCGCGCCGACCGGATCCGCTCCCACCTCACGGGCTTCGCCCGCCACGTCGCCGAAAGCTACGGAGTACGGCTGGAGCTGCCCTACGCCGACCTCCTCGCGCTGGACGACGACCGGGAGCGCGTCGACGCCGTGCTGCGGGCCCTGCGCGAGGCCGCTGACGTGCCGCCCGCCGCACTCGCGCACCAGCGCGCCTCCTACCTGGACCTGATGACCGGCGAGGACCACCGGCCGGGGCGCCACGACGGCCCGGTGGTCCTGTACCGGGCCACCGAGGCCGCTCCGCACACCGTGCGCGACCCGGCGTACGAGCGCGACGACGAGACGCTCGGCTGGGACGAGGTGTGCCCGCGTCTGGAGGTCGTACCGGTGGCGGGCCACCATCTGTCGCTGCTCGACCCGCCGCACGTCGACGAGATCGCCGCCCATCTGCGGCGGGTGCTCGCCGAGCAGACCCGCTGA
- a CDS encoding alpha/beta hydrolase — translation MSHRTAGVSRRTVTRAAAAAGLASAFGVPAAAGRARAATRIGPRTLDVSVPSAALGRGAPLRLILPSDFDARPTRTYPVLYLLHGAHDDYTSWTRETDIESFTEGRELIVAMPDAGPTGIPTAWRGGPDYETFQLTEVPALLARDFRASGVRAVAGVSTGGYGAMAHAARHPGLFTAAASYSGILDTTAPGVPPLMDAIVARENLSPRSLWGSPLLDLLTWRDFNPRARAGGLRGTPLYVSGGSGVVGGSGDWLPEALESALWLSAHSFADTLALLRVPVTTHFYPGGGHSWAYWKREFTASWPMLAGALGLPE, via the coding sequence ATGTCCCACCGAACCGCCGGAGTGTCACGACGTACCGTCACCAGGGCGGCCGCCGCCGCGGGCCTGGCCTCCGCCTTCGGCGTCCCGGCCGCGGCCGGCCGCGCGCGGGCCGCGACCCGGATCGGTCCACGCACCCTGGACGTGTCCGTGCCCTCCGCGGCGCTGGGCCGCGGCGCGCCACTGCGGCTGATCCTGCCGTCGGACTTCGACGCCCGGCCGACGCGGACCTACCCCGTCCTGTACCTGCTGCACGGCGCCCACGACGACTACACCTCCTGGACCCGGGAGACGGACATCGAGTCCTTCACCGAGGGCCGCGAACTGATCGTGGCGATGCCGGACGCCGGGCCCACCGGCATTCCCACCGCCTGGCGCGGCGGCCCCGACTACGAGACCTTCCAGCTGACCGAGGTCCCGGCGCTGCTCGCCCGCGACTTCCGGGCCTCCGGCGTGCGGGCCGTCGCCGGGGTGTCCACCGGCGGCTACGGAGCGATGGCACACGCCGCCCGCCACCCCGGCCTGTTCACCGCCGCCGCCTCCTACAGCGGCATCCTCGACACCACCGCACCCGGCGTGCCCCCGCTCATGGACGCCATCGTGGCCCGCGAGAACCTCTCGCCCCGTTCCCTCTGGGGCAGTCCGCTGCTCGACCTCCTCACCTGGCGCGACTTCAACCCGCGCGCCCGCGCCGGGGGTCTGCGCGGCACGCCCCTGTACGTCTCCGGCGGCAGCGGTGTCGTTGGCGGCAGCGGCGACTGGCTCCCCGAGGCCCTGGAGAGCGCCCTGTGGCTCTCCGCCCACAGCTTCGCCGACACGCTCGCGCTGCTGCGCGTCCCGGTCACCACGCACTTCTACCCCGGAGGAGGACACAGCTGGGCCTACTGGAAGCGGGAGTTCACCGCGTCGTGGCCGATGCTCGCCGGTGCGCTGGGCCTGCCGGAGTGA
- a CDS encoding helix-turn-helix domain-containing protein, with protein MAVPTPQGRPDGTGPAPVVPPELAGPLRTRLEAVADEVEEEVRRQVPEYGRLGDDAYGRHLRSGVVQALTLFVDHIADPRGRGEAIAATYHELGRGEALEGRSLDALQSALRVGGLHAWRLLGRTAEDLGLDSAVVSALGELAFQTVHEVAEAAAAGYAEARLRDSDELERRRRRLLDLLLGDGPVSPEAVQDLAHTEAARSLRWATRALGLMGRGILPRQGVVRCADHLSVLVLHSDEPLLAQLEARALAPLDAASEGQRPRLAETLLAWLLSGSNVPDVAARLHVHPQTVRYRLRQLEKLFGDALHDPGTRLDLILSLRAAALREQGGITP; from the coding sequence ATGGCTGTCCCCACCCCGCAGGGCCGGCCGGACGGTACCGGACCCGCACCGGTGGTCCCGCCCGAGCTGGCCGGCCCGCTGCGCACCCGGCTCGAGGCCGTCGCCGACGAGGTGGAGGAGGAGGTCCGCAGACAGGTGCCCGAGTACGGCAGGCTGGGCGACGACGCCTACGGCCGGCACCTCAGGTCCGGAGTGGTGCAGGCGCTGACCCTCTTCGTCGACCACATCGCCGATCCGCGCGGGCGGGGTGAGGCGATCGCCGCGACGTATCACGAACTCGGGCGCGGTGAGGCCCTGGAGGGCCGCAGCCTGGACGCGCTGCAGTCGGCGCTGCGCGTCGGCGGGCTGCACGCCTGGCGGCTGCTGGGCCGCACGGCGGAGGATCTCGGGCTGGACTCCGCGGTGGTGTCCGCGCTCGGTGAGCTCGCCTTCCAGACCGTGCACGAGGTCGCGGAGGCGGCCGCGGCCGGGTACGCGGAGGCCCGGCTGCGTGACTCGGACGAGCTGGAGCGACGGCGCAGGCGCCTGCTGGACCTGCTGCTCGGCGACGGCCCGGTCTCCCCCGAGGCCGTGCAGGACCTCGCCCACACCGAGGCCGCGCGGTCGCTGCGCTGGGCGACGCGGGCCCTCGGGCTGATGGGCCGCGGGATCCTGCCCCGCCAGGGTGTGGTGCGGTGTGCCGACCATCTGTCGGTCCTGGTGCTGCACAGTGACGAGCCGCTGCTCGCCCAGCTGGAGGCGCGTGCCCTCGCGCCGCTCGACGCGGCCTCCGAAGGGCAGCGTCCGCGGCTGGCCGAGACGCTGCTGGCCTGGCTGCTCAGCGGCAGCAACGTCCCCGACGTCGCCGCCCGGCTGCATGTCCATCCACAGACGGTCCGTTACCGCCTGCGCCAGCTCGAGAAGCTCTTCGGCGACGCCCTGCACGACCCCGGCACCCGTCTGGACCTCATCCTCTCCCTGCGCGCCGCGGCATTACGGGAGCAGGGCGGGATCACACCGTAG
- a CDS encoding cutinase family protein produces MRIRLCLAALSLAGGAGLAALSTPTATAVACTDIDVVAARGTFEPGTLGAIVGDPVFSALQKKLPGKSLSSYKVNYPADLSLTSAAQGNTDLVNHVRGQAASCPNQRFVLVGYSQGANVVDNSIGISSAGAVVGSPIVATLPAALEPRVAAVLLFGNPIRALGKSVTGTYQGRTLDFCAKGDPICENGGGDVLAHLGYTADADAAAAFAAGRV; encoded by the coding sequence ATGCGTATCCGTTTATGCCTCGCCGCGCTCTCCCTGGCCGGCGGAGCCGGACTGGCCGCCCTCTCCACGCCCACCGCAACCGCCGTCGCCTGCACGGACATCGACGTGGTGGCGGCCCGCGGCACCTTCGAGCCGGGCACGCTCGGCGCCATCGTCGGCGATCCGGTGTTCTCCGCGCTACAGAAGAAACTGCCGGGCAAAAGCCTGTCCAGCTACAAGGTGAACTATCCCGCGGACCTGTCCCTCACCTCGGCCGCCCAGGGAAACACGGACCTGGTGAATCACGTGCGCGGGCAGGCGGCATCGTGCCCGAATCAGCGTTTCGTTCTCGTGGGCTATTCGCAGGGCGCGAACGTCGTCGACAACTCCATCGGCATCAGCAGCGCCGGCGCGGTGGTCGGCAGCCCCATCGTGGCCACCCTGCCCGCCGCCCTCGAACCGAGGGTCGCCGCGGTGCTGCTGTTCGGCAACCCGATCCGGGCTCTCGGCAAGAGCGTCACCGGCACCTACCAGGGCCGCACCCTCGACTTCTGCGCGAAGGGCGACCCCATCTGTGAGAACGGTGGCGGTGACGTGCTGGCGCACCTCGGCTACACGGCCGACGCCGACGCGGCGGCCGCCTTCGCCGCGGGCCGGGTCTGA